One Deltaproteobacteria bacterium genomic window, ATGCATCCGTGTTTTCTCATACCGTCCAACAAGAAAAGTCGAAATGATCATGCTGGTTCGACAAGTTTGTCGAATTTGATCTCTGCCAGATAGAACTCTCTTGTGACAGAACTCTCTTATATCTGATCACGGGGGGTAGAGGTCCTGAAGGGCCCCCTGTGACCAATTACACTTTTTCTATCGCAGGACTTCATAACAATATCGAACGCTGAACAAGAAATGTCAAACCATGAGGTACGTTCTCCCCCACCAAACAGACCCTGTTTTCCTTTGACATTCGGCGGTTTCTTGATCAATATTCATCCATTCTCTTTGCCGGGAGTGATAACTCCCTCATCAAGTCCGTATACTTCAGAGACTCACGCCGTGTGGGATTACCAGGGAGGTTTGAGATGGAAGCTGTCTGTCGACAATGACGAACCCTTTTAGCCGGGCATCGATCCGAACCCTGTGGAGAAACCTTCATGACCAGCACCATCCCCGGAAACCTGTTGACCACCGCCATGGCGGTCATGCCCCATACTGATGTGGCGCGCGCCTTGGACATGGCCCTGTCGATGGATGTGCCTTTCTGGCCGCAATTGCCCCTTTACAGCTACTATGAGGATATGTATGTGCAGGCGGCCGAACATTTTCCCGGCATGGTGCTGGATATGGAAAAGCGGACCCTCCGGTTCTCCGCGGATAAGTTCACCGAGGAGCTGGAAGAGACCCTCCTGCGATTTGACGACCCGACCTTTTTTGACGTGAGCGAGACCTATTCAGTGGTGTACCACCGTTTTCTGGCACTGGATCTGTCGGACAGGCCCGCCATCCGGGGCCAGCTGGAAGGCCCCATCAGCTTCGGATTCAATGTGCTGGACCAGGACGACCGCCCTATCCTTTTTGATGATACGGTTCGGCCGTTTATGCTCGACTTCATGGCCAGGCGGGTGAACGTGCAATTGACCAGGCTCAAAGAGCGCAACCCCAATGCATTCATGTTTGTGGATGAGCCGGGGCTCCAATTCCTTTTTTCCGCCATGGCAGGATATGGCGATGTAAATGCCAGGGCAGACCTGGACCGGTTTTTCGCCCAGGTGGACCGGCCCCGGGGCATTCATCTGTGCGGCAACCCGGATTGGGACTTCCTGCTCAGGATGGACCTCGACGTGCTCTCCCTGGATGTCTATACCAACGGGGAGATCTTCGCTTCCTATGCCGGGGCTATAAAAAAATTTCTCGACCGGGGAGGCGTCATCGTCTGGGGCATGGTGCCCACGGGTTCCGAGGCCTTTGCCCAAGAGGAAATCCCCTCCCTGATCCAACGCCTGGAAGACGTCTGGAAGATCCTCTGGTCCAGGGGGATCGACCGGGACCTGATGATCGCCCGCAGCATGCTCTCCCCGGCCACCTGCTGTCTGGTAAACCCGGACAAGGAAAAGACCGTAGAGCGCGCGTTCGCCGCGGTGAATCAGATGGCGGACCTCTTGAGAAATACCTATACATAGCCGGGCCTTCAATGCCTTGAGGTCCAGGGTCAAGTCTCATCCCATTATCGGCCCCTGTGGATGGGGCGGCAAGGCCGTAGAAACCCTTTCCGGCACGATCCCCAATTTGAAGGCCGGGCCGCTGGACCCTGTTCTCTGCAGAGGTTGCCTTTCATGTAATCTAAAACAATTTGAAATGTCCCACTATGCCACGCGCTGCACGAGCATTCTCAATCCCTCCTGCACTTGGATTCTCTTGACTCGGAAGCCGTGACGTTGTACATTTTTTTTAGAGGAAAGCAAGTCTTCGCCTGTGGTCGATCCGGGTTCGGATTCACATTCCCTGCCGCATCATTCGAGATCAGGACAGCATGGAGGAGTTGATGAAAAAGCTTGCGTTTTCGGCGTTCCTGCTCCTTATACTGATGGCCTTCGGCCTTTGGTTGTTTGTCTCCACTGCCCCTAAAAAAGCGACTCCCCCGCCGGCCCGAAAGATACACGTCGATCTGGCCAAACACACCGGCATCTTCAAAAAAGGCGTGGAAAAGGTTGGCAGAAACGTGTATGCCGCCATAGGCTATGGTCTGGCCAATTCCATTATGATCGTCGGCGACAACGGCGTTATCGTCGTGGACACCATGACCACCAATGAGGAGGCGACCGAGGTCCTGGCCGAATTCCGGCGCATCACAGACAAGCCGGTCAAGGCCATTATCTATACACACAACCACGCCGACCACGTGTTCGGCGCCGAAGTCTTTGCTCGGGGCGCTTCGCCCGAGGTGTACGCCCACACCTCGACCGAGTCCCTGGTGATGCGCATCGTGACCGAGCTGCGGCCCATCATCGGCACCAGGAGTCTGCGCATGTTCGGCAGCCGTCTGCCCGCCGAGCAGTTTGTCAACGCCGGCATCGGCCCGCGTCTGGGCCTTCTGCCCGACAGCACCCTTGGCTTCGTGCCGCCGACCATCACCTTTGAGGGTGAGCTGGACGCCGAGGTGGCGGGCGTGAGGTTCAGGCTCTTTCACGCGCCCGGTGAGACCGACGACCAGATCAACGTCTGGCTCCCCGATCAGAAGATTCTCATTTCGGGCGACAACTTCTACTGGACCTTCCCGAACCTGTACACCATTCGCGGTACGCCTTTCAGGAGTCTCAAGAATTGGCGAAGCAGCCTGATAGCGGCCAGGGAATTGAATCCGGAGCATCTGGTTCCCTGCCATACCCGGCCCGTATCGGGTGCCGCCAAAATCCGCGAGATACTCATCAACTACGCCGACGCCATCGGGTACGTCCACGACCAGGCCATACGGGGCATCAACATGGGTCTGACCCCGGACGAACTGGCCGAGACCATCCATCTGCCCCCGCACCTGTCCGC contains:
- a CDS encoding MBL fold metallo-hydrolase, which translates into the protein MKKLAFSAFLLLILMAFGLWLFVSTAPKKATPPPARKIHVDLAKHTGIFKKGVEKVGRNVYAAIGYGLANSIMIVGDNGVIVVDTMTTNEEATEVLAEFRRITDKPVKAIIYTHNHADHVFGAEVFARGASPEVYAHTSTESLVMRIVTELRPIIGTRSLRMFGSRLPAEQFVNAGIGPRLGLLPDSTLGFVPPTITFEGELDAEVAGVRFRLFHAPGETDDQINVWLPDQKILISGDNFYWTFPNLYTIRGTPFRSLKNWRSSLIAARELNPEHLVPCHTRPVSGAAKIREILINYADAIGYVHDQAIRGINMGLTPDELAETIHLPPHLSAAPYLQPFYGKVSWSVRAMFSGNLGWFDGDSANLQPLTRLEKAAMIADLAGGVEKLLARAQKYADDKTPQAALELTGYVLRLNSTHQAAKDLRVKALIALAENEENPNARNYYLSEAVEITQGESLKQGNAASPESLHRFPLERFMDSLSVNLDPKASAEVDQKVGLVFPDANRGFLIHVRFGVAQITEQAPKDLRAEDVSILVEADSRVWREMLAGYGNPLKIMAGYDYPRGNVASFARFMKLFKTGKMKLAYEPASVLAD